Below is a genomic region from Triticum dicoccoides isolate Atlit2015 ecotype Zavitan chromosome 5A, WEW_v2.0, whole genome shotgun sequence.
cgattccccgttcggaaacgagaaaaccgagtaacttgccaccaggaactccaaatgtgcactttgatggattgagcttgatatcatatcttctgaggttggcaaatgtttcggcgagatcagcgagcaggtcggaaccttttcgtgacttgacaacgatatcatccatatatgcttccacattccgactggtttgagtgagtagacacttctgaatcattcgcataaatgtggcgccggcattcttgaggccgaatggcatggtgatatagcagaagcacccgaatggagtgatgaaagctgtttttacctcgtcgggtccgtacagacggatctggtggtacccggagtaggcatctaagaaagatagcctctcgcatcccgcggtcgagtcaacaatttgatctatgcgagggagaggaaaatgatctttcgggcatgcccggttgatgtgcttgaaatcaatgcacattcggagcgacctgtccttcttgggaaccatgacgacattagcgagccactcggagtggtatatctctcggataaatcctgccgccaacagtcgagccacttcttcaccaatggcttttctcttctggacggcagaccgccgaagatgctctttgactggttttgcagatgagtcgactcttaggcgatggtcagccagtcccctgggaacacctggcatgtcagcgggcttccatgcaaaaatgtcccagttctcacggaggaactggatgagcgcttcttcctattttgggtcgagtgttgtggagatgcgggtcggagctgcatcagggtcggtcgggtgaatgtgaacaggcttcgtctcactggacgactggaatgcagactctgtggcgggtttctttgatcgcagcaagtcactcggatctgtgttttgcttgtattcttcgaactcgaccgctgtcacctgggaatcggcaatcttggagcccttctgaaagcactcttctgcctttttccgatcaccggtgacagtgatcactcctttggggccgggcatcttcaatttgaggtacacgtagcatggtcgagccatgaaccgtgcgtaagctggtctccccaaaatggcatgatatgcactctgaaaatccatgacctcaaatgtcaacttttctttgcgaaaatgtttcgaatcaccaaacaccacatccaaagctatttggtcgagtgactcggccttcttccctggtataactccatgaaagctcatgttactagtgctcagtcgggacatcggaatgcccattcctttcagtgtgtctgcatacaacaagttcagcccacttccaccatccatcagcacctttgtcagtcgagtgccttcgacaactggatcgaccaccaaagcttgcctcccaggggtggcaatatgagtcgggtgatcagattggtcgaacgtgatgggtatttgagaccatttcagataatttgcttttgctggggcaaccatggtcacctctcggttaatgactttcagtcgactcctgctttccacatctgcaaagatcatcagagtggagttgatatgtggatatccttcctcactgtccttcttgtcttcggccttgtctgactccttctccttgtccttagactgttttccctgaaactgctggatcaggagtcgacattggcgagtggtgtgcttcgggtagatgatattcccctcttcgtctttcttcgtattgatgtgacatggcatatccattacgtcgttcccttctttatcctttaccttcttggggttccaggatccttttggtttccccttaaactttccttgagtcacggctagagcctctccaggagctgccggttcagccttctgcttctgtttccgactggtgtttcctttttccgactgactcggcttgtgcttgccgcttcggagtcggtcttcttcttcgccattggcatacttggtagcaatctccatcatccgactcaaggtcatgtcaccggttcgaccaaacttcaaactcagttctctgttcttgacgccatctttgaaggcgcagactgcctgatgatcagacacattctctacagtgtggtgcaaagtgatccacctctgaatatactctctgagagtctcattagccttctgcacgcagacttgcaactctgtcaatccagctggtcgcttgcaagtcccttcaaacgttctgatgaacactcgggacagatcttcccaagcgtaaatgctgctaggaggtaattgagtcaaccacgccctggcagaaccttccagcatgaggggcaaatgcttcatggccacctcgtcgttcccaccaccaatctgaactgccactcggtagtcttcaagccaagtttcaggcttagactcaccagtgaacttgctgactcctgttgccaacctgaaattgggagggataactgcggctctgatagctctgctgaaacattcaggaccagaaatatgcattcgactgcttgtgggcgcatctctgtcgagtccgccccgatgggctctgttccggtcgaccaaaccttgcacgataatggatcgcgcatcgaagcctggctctctggggtcgactggaacccttcgccctgtactgtactgacgcctgtcatctggctgccgaggagcgtaagacccgcccctcggaggggaattgggcactcgacgcctatcatctcggtcgagtctgtcgccatattgatctcgccgattctcgcgcccttcacgccgcggaggcgatctggggctgtgagccgactgaaccgtattcacagtgacggatcgactgtgaattctattgcgcgactgagacacggctgaattctgatctcctgctgcccggagcagatccctgatctgcagcaaacctctgccagcttccgactgcgaaggctggatggactctgctatatgggtcgcagctgctaaattctgaattggggttcgatatacctgagtcggcgggaagagttgacgtcgactggtgtcgggaactcgttgccgcgcgcgctcgtcgagtgctcgctgaaggttctccagtcgagtgcgctcggccaaattggccagacgcgcctcctccaaggcacgagcctcgggggtttctcccgcgatgggagtacgcagggcatccacgttcctgcggtgaAGTTCCTCTCTttacagagagtcgagtggctcgggctggtactcttcgtggcgtcgtgcggggtcgcctctgtcacctgctccatcatcacgggcgaagccagggggactgcggggcccgtcgaccatcaggatttccgccgctggatcattgctaccgcactcggatgcagtctctacggagccagtcgacagatcgaataagccgtagagagattcgtcgggctcgattgccgcaacttgggtggtggccgattagcgagccaccgcgtgcctcacccatcgctgaagcctcgaccggcccgagcgcttgcgctggcgggagaccgggagggtggacgatggaggagccgaccgatactgggtcaacggttgccgcagcagaacgccgcggacacatgcgcgaaaatgcgtcgcaccgcggacggggagcgcatctacgtcgagtggagcctcctggagccatgcggagtcgtcggcgatgaaggtgagagtgccgagacggatctcttgacccccgaccaaaactccagcaaacaccatgatgaaagtactcggaagaatcgcaacttctccacaaaatcgctaaaacacctgccccacggtgggcgccaactgtcgtggttctaagcctgacagtagagtggggggtaggtatggagaggcaaggtcctagctatggagaggttgtaaacacaagggatgtacgagttcaggcccttctcggaagaagtaatagccctacgtctcggagcccggaggcggtcgagtggattatgagtatatgagttacaaggtgccgaacccttctgcttgtggaggggggtggcttatatagagtgcgccaggaccccagccagcccacgtaggagagggtttaaggtgagttaagtctggggcgttactggtaacgccccacataaagtgcctttactatcataaagcctacttaattacaggccgttgcagtgcagagtgcctcttgacctcctggtggtcgagtgagtcttcgtggtcgagtccttcaagtctgtcgagtgagtccttcgttggtcgactggaaggcgacctcttctaaggatgtccttgggtaaggtacttagatcaggtccatgaccctaccctaggtacataaccccatcaccagGTGGCTAtgtggtgggaatgcctaagtgggataagtctgagaaagagatgctggattcAAGTGTCACtctagaaacattgagctggccccccaggtgcaggacttggttctatgcgcatgggggggagttggacccgaagacaggcaaagtttccaagaaggcatgtctggaccgagccgaagataagctacttgttgcaatagaagaggctcgatccgggttgttcgagcccaacagagagaacgacgagtttacgcgtgccctgggaaatcctgaacacccgggaagaacacgaggcatgggcgctattccgtggtatgaggggttttcggactggaacgccgactacagaacccgtgcgagaaagaagattgcggaggagaataagaggaagatggaggaggagcagaggaagctcgactatgaaagccttcaaggcctagaatcagcgcacgcggacttgacaatcaaattccagcggcaacaggagcagatcgactcacttagccaacaAAGGggatctcagcagctgcagcaactagcggatgatccagcattggataccaccgccccatccatgccgagaagcagcgtgggtttcaccccgtttgacgcaatgctggatagataccccgtggatgatatcgcggagaacactaactgcgagctacacttcaaaattaagaacatatccttgaaggtggcggacggcgttgcttatacaaattccctcGATGCAactttccattgcaacccgattccagcaggctatgctcgtgtcgtggttgatgaggtgatgGACCAATAttgggggctagagcttgacattcctgaaggtgacgaggagcacacactcggagatgccaaacatcgtatcatcctatggagaaaggattgcatcatcttttgaaggccaccgacaccgcgtcacccgactcctcatcgaagtccgccaccgaggcagcagactcccgctcctccaagtccaccaacgcgtgaggccactcctcctcctccaagtccggcaaagtgtcaggccactcctcctccaagtccgacacagcgtcagacgtccactcctcctttaagtccggcacaacctcaggccactacaagtccggcacagcttcaggccactcctcgtccaactcagccccattagccgtctccgccgcctcagcaatcgcagaagagacaccctgcagctatggtgcgtagcagtacgagtcgaggtcatagtacaggaagtacaggcggaggaaagcgatataaatatggtccaaacctcactactcctcttcctgagagggcttacgacaggaccgaggagcaaaccaatgtcaTAGTGCGAGCAGaaatcgacgcccattttggaccgaaaccgccaccgccgccaagggagaaagtgcctgtggaagtagttgaccacttcattcgtatggctcaaccaccagcttctaagcctgttgacacagactatgagcgccacatcaggaagttacatcgacaacgtctacagaagaaggcgagctcgagctcgagcaaacaacaagcagctgtcaagaaatgcgggaaaaccgttgcccagctgggagaacaggcggcgcaatcgatccccccgcttgttgtgccgcgaacaacaggtgacagtacgcgcgcccaatattattatgggcaaacagtttaccttcccgaggtgggcgatgtggtaataacccaggagcatataatgcaggctaaaactctcaacatcactgttggacaattcctcgagatcgaggacatgcctgtgcttacaaaggaggaaataaaacggaaatatgcccggggccaacctttggtcaagccagaagaggtcaagaagttCCTAACgaaaatgtatgaattgcatcaatggtacatggacattaccaagagatccgatcgagtccctcatggtgcaagtcaagaaggatcattactaccatgagaatgctgtgaccgttgagtattctgaactgtttcagttatacaatcaagacgcactcgacaaatctatcgtcagttgctattgtctgtaagtgatttctttctgtaatttaagtctcaagctagctgtagtgatccttttgatcaatcattacctgtaattatcctcactatattcttttctgtggtattatgcaggatgaagatgtataaaattagaaaaggtggacgctatgacattgggttcattgacccaaacaccgttaatgaatacacatggaaaataaataagcattatgaaaagcaggtaaaggacagcatgctagagttcttgaagcgcctcaaatacaatgaagatatactactttcttacaacttccagtgagtcacactttcttgtactacaaattctctgtttttgcctactagctagctacatgtttttgcttacatatgcccgcttaattaagacatgcaaacgtgtgtgcatgcagatttcactggatcttgtgtatcattaaagttgacgccggaacagttcgaatactggactcactactcaaagcaaatagtaactataacatcttgtttgggatagtcaacaggtaatttcaatcattattaactatatatctcggcctatttagttcgtcatttcatgatatgaactatttaataacccctttattcattttctttgtcggcaggcagggcttggacaaggttcatcagcatcacggaaggcgaatggaaacgacagctgaaatggtttcgacccaaggtaactaattaagtagtactagctagctagctagctgccatctctttaattatcatgcttgattaattattatctgatcaaattaaattccattctcgtaataaagaccctgaagcaggcgcaggggactgatctgtgtgcattctgcgtttgcgagaacattcgcatgatggcgtccgaaaggagcagatctcaaaaataggaatgggtacgcttgtcagaacactattcacaatttttacaccattatcgatatctagtcacacaactaatacgcatacatattgatctccttcttaacagttcaaagaggtgcgggacaagctcctagaaacgaagcgcgtagaagcacttcaagaggaaatagcgggatttttgcccgaccaggtcataaatccgaagggagattattattacccgctaccgcccccaccccatcgaccaggtcatgaaccacttccaattgtcatcgtgctccgaaggcaccaattaggctaatgccactggctccgaaggcaacatgcatatgtagaagaaattgtatatagctatacatgtgtgtatgtgtgaattaatatggtggtttgtgagacattgatgatatatatatgattggttctactagaaattctatatatatatatatatatatatatatatatatatatatatatatgcataacgtgtacaatgtgtagtatcgtaaaataccagcaaatgaaaaagaattaaaatggaaaacacaaaattaaatgaaaaaaatcataaaaccaaaaaaaaccaaacattttagtaccggttggtgttaccaaccggtactaaagggctcccggccccggagctggctcatgccacgtggttgccctttagcatcggttcgtgctgaaccggtactaaaggggggggggggactttagtgaccacactttagtgccggttatggaaccggcactaaagggccttacgaaccggtggtattgcccggttctgcactagtgtgcatTTGGGTGGATAATCCTCTTGTTTTTATCACATCACTATTAAGTAACGATATAAGTGTAATTCTTCTTTATTCTATAAAACGGGCTCCTAAGTCCTAATGCAACATTATGTTAAGCCACACCATTCTAAAAAAAAGTTGTAGAATTATATTAAGAATCAGTCAAGGCCAAGATCTTGGCAATTGAACCTATGTACAGTCATATCCTTCATTGAAAACACATGCCCATGCCCTTTGGTGAAAAGATGTCGCTTAATGAAAAGACTATGGTGAAAAGGTGTCTCTTCGATGAAAGACACATTCCTTAATAAAAATATATCTCTTCATTAGAAGACATTGCTGCAAAGATATCTCATCCAATAAAGACACGTCCCTTGATAAAAATACATCTCTTCACTAAAAGACGGATTgtaaaataaataaaggaaaacaTTATTAGATTAACATGTTACAAAAAATATTTATAACTTCCAAAAAATGCGACAATCGAGATTGTCTTAACCGAGTTAGAATACTATGTATCAAATGCCACTGTTTGAATTTGTTTATGCATTTCAACGATATTTAAACTTTGCAACTCTAtcattttaaaaatatattttatatgtACATAATTTTAAACAGACTCGCTATATAACAATACCCGTTACAAAAATGTGGGCTTCAAAAATAACACAAAGTTGCGAGATGAGTATAGCTCAGATGGTTAGGTTCCTTATGTTGGCATTAATGCTCACATTTTTCTGGGTTTATTTCAGACTTTCTAGCGATGTTTGTTCTACGGGAGGAGACGTTCTGGTCAACTATGTAATCATCTATGATTGTACCATGCTAAAAAATATTAATAAAAAGTTGACACGATAGCTTTCCCCCAAAAAAGAAAAACCGAGAGTTGATGTATCTGAGGGACACCCTTCCCCGAAAAAAGGAAACTCCGAGAGGGACACCCTAAGGGCACTCACCGTGTGGATCAATTCAAAAACAGAACAAACCCACGGTGCAAATTTGTTGTAACAACTCAACAAACCCTCGAACGGCATTACGGATTAATTCAAGTACTACTTCTGGATCGAAATGGCCCGTTGACTGCAGATGATGTTATAGCCTGCACGCACGCGCCCGCGAGTTTGTCGGGCACGCGGGCGCAGGAGGCACGACCAATTCCACTCGGCAGCCGCACGTAGCTTAGCCTAGCCACAGGAAGCTTCCTGCTGCGGGAACGTAGTCTTCTCTCTCTTCTGTGTCCAActtttcttctccttcttcggACGGAAAATGTCTGCATGCATGGATAAGTCTGGTTCAACAAGCCTCCTTTTATTAGGCACCGATCGCGCCGACTGAGGaggtagcctcctcctcctcctcccctcctctccttccGGCCGACGCCCCCGACCTCGCCGGCCGCGCAAtgacccgctcctcctcctcctccagcccaCCGCCAGCCGCGTGCCACCTCCAGATCACAACTGCTGCCACCACCGCCGCAGCCGCAAACTCCTCCGCCAATCCCTCCTCCCCCGtcgcccactcctcctcctcccgcgtcgccggagccgccgccgggtCCGGGCAGAACCAGGCCTGCGCGGCCTGCAAGTACCAGCGCCGCAAGTGCAACCCGGACTGCCCGCTCGCCCCTTACTTCCCCGCCGACCAGCAGCGCCGCTTCCTCAACGCGCACCGCCTCTTCGGCGTCGGCCACATCCAGGCCACGCTCCGGGAGACCCCGCCCGACCTGCACACCGACGCCATGCGCGCGCTCATCTTCCAGGCCGAGGCCCGGGCCTACGACCCCGTCGGGGGCTGCTGCCGCATCATCCTCGACTACGAGAGGCAGCTCGGCCTCGCGCAGGCCGAGCTCGCCGCGCTCCTACGCCACCTCGATCTCTGCCGCCACCAGGCCGCCGCCATGGCCCAGGACGCGCTCGTCAACGACCCAGGGATGCTGCTGCTTGCCCCGGGGCCCAACCCGGCCGATGTCCAGGACGGTGTCGCCGCTCTCGACGCGCTCTACGCCGGCCACGAGATCAGCAATGGCCAGGCTAACCACCACGATCACGATCATTATCTGGTCGGCGCCACGGACCAGCTGCAGCCGCAGAAGCACCAGCCTTACGACTACTTCTACTACGACGGGCCGGCGGCCGTCGACGAGAGCAGCAGCCAAGCTTGGAGCAATGCCGGCAACGTGCAGCAACACTACGGAAATGGCGTCAAGGCCGAATCTCCGGTGGCGATCGACGATCAGATCGAGACACAGTTCGTCGACGCTTTCGACGTGAAGCCAGAGATAGCAGCATCATCGTCAGCCGCCGTCATGGAacacgacgacggcggcggtggcgccaGCTTCGACCACCGCCACCTGGAGCAGAAGGCGGTGGCCACCGTGGTGAAAAATGAACGGCTTGACCACCAGGCGGCGGCGCACATGGCAGCAGAGTCGTCGTCGCGCTGCCAGCTGGAGCTAGGGTTCTCTTCCTTCTGATGCATGGTAGATTTCATCCATCCATGACCATGCAAAGGTTGGAACGGCGCGTGGTGGACATAGACGCCTTTCGGGCGAGGCACAGTTTCTGTTCTTCACCCCATTTCAACAGGGTTAAGAAATGCTTCTTCTCTGTTGCATTTCTCAATTTAGTCTCCATGTAGTGTTAGTTAAttcagctagctagctaataatccTTAGCTTTAGGTCACAGATTAGTTACAATAATATTCCTCGCCATTGGTTATGCGAGGGAAATAATAATTAGTTAGTACTTGTTGATAAAATATTTGTACTCCATTTTTCTAGTTAGTATATCTATGAAAGGAATAGCTCGTTGGACTACAAAAATATAACGTATCATTTTTTTCCATGAGATGGGGTAATATTTTGCAACATATAtgtattgatgaactttttcacaaAAGCACATACCAAGTTCACTCCTTTCGTAGATGAGCATGCATGCTCTATCTAAATGACACACTTTCGGAAACTTGTAATCTAGTAGTTCAAAGTCTTTTTTCATGCCGACCTTGACATAGTAGTTTTGCTGGAACTAAGTTGCTCGAATTTCAAATTCGGGTCAGTCAATTCGGTGGAGAAGCAAGCAAGCGACGGGACGGAGCAACTAGGCGGCCTAAGGCGGTGCTGGGTGCCAGGGCGAGCGGTAGGGAGGCCCATGGGCACCGGCAAGGCCTCGGCCAAGGACGAGTTGTAGCCGGCAGTAGCCAACACAGGCGAGTATGAAACTTGACGATTCAAGGCTAGGGGTGCAAGCTAGGCAGTTTGGAGGGATGGAGGTGGGTGACGCCAAGACTGTCATGGACAACGGTGAGGGGAAGGCAGGACCACGAGGCTAGTGGGGGAGCACCGCCGACTGCGGGCGGCAGAGGTAGACGGTTCAGCCGGTGGTCCGTGGCGCGGTTTGAGGAACAAGATTAATAGATAGGGCAGAAGGTTGAAGAAGGCCATCTATCAAACGGTCGAAAACAAATCGATTGATctaatttattttcagtcgaccgaCCCTTAGCCAGTCATTTATCATAGCTTCATTAGTCAAGAATTTTTGTTAACACCGGCGAGATGATACCGTGGCACTCTTTAAATCGTGCAAATAAATTTCATTGTACAAAACACATGGCTATAGTAGGTCAGGCATAAACATTATTTTCCGAGGTAAAAGAAAGTGATCTGACCCTTAATTTTCCATCCAACGCCTCAGATCAGTCGATTGGCACAGATTTTTTTTTTCAAGCCACACACTGAATGGTGCTCCTATATTTTCTCAGACTAGTAACAGTACAGTAGAGGACTTCCTCTGTTCTAGTAGCACGCATGGAAAAATGAATGGGTGTCGCTACTTGGGAGCCAAGCCTCCGAGTGACGTGCATTGGGTGTCATCCTGTTAGCTACTCCCTCCGGTCGGAATTACTTATCTCGAATatgaatgtatctaaaactaaaatacatctagatacatctacttctgcgacaagtaattccgaatggagggagtagatagaGTGGACAGATATCAGATAATGTACACCATGCATATGATTCCTCAAAAGGGATATCTACACCAAGTCAGCATGACCAAACATAAGAGAAAAGAAAAGGTTTTGGTCGATGGTGGTATGATAGCGACGATGACTCAGCCTACTAGATTTTTTTTGGGACAATATCCTAGTACTAGTTTGCTAGTGTCAAGCCATACTACGCACGGCTCAGTTTTTCTTTTCCGGAAAACATGAAGAAATAGGAACAAGATAAATGAAATCCAACTAAAGTAGCATTAGACGTACACGGTAAATAAAGTGTGACATAtatacatactccctctgtccttgAAAAAgtatacttccaactttgttggagggtcaaactatcttaaaatttgaccgagtttgtgcaaaaatatgtcaatgcttgtgaaaccaaataggtatatgaccaaaatatattttatcatgaatctaatgctactaaatAGGTAAAATGAAAACTAATTAATCCTTTCAGAATCGTccgaaacaaaaaataaataaataaaccgtCCGATACCTGATTGAGAAACGAGctgttcatttcatttcatttacaGTAATTTACTTGACTAGTTTAGTTATTCGAAAAGGCCTGGAAGCGTCCGATACCATGCATATATCAAAATCAGATGAGAAACCATGTTGACCTAATCGATCGTATAATAAACGAAGGTTCCCGTACGTTTGGGACTTGGGAGTGATGGGCTGACGACGTAGCTAGCACGTGACGCGGAATATGCTCTCGTGTAGTTTGACAATTTCAAATAGGATTGTTTTATATTTATAAATTAAGACTATTTTCCTATGCCATCCCGGTTTtccaataatagtaataataacaaATACTCGGCTGCTTCGATCGCAAGCTTCCATGCATTTTAGTAAGGGTctgtctatttttttgtcctagttttttttttgtttcttgttgctgcattatatatttATGGGAGCTTAGATGGAACATTCTTAAAAAACATCTAAata
It encodes:
- the LOC119297306 gene encoding protein ASYMMETRIC LEAVES 2-like; protein product: MTRSSSSSSPPPAACHLQITTAATTAAAANSSANPSSPVAHSSSSRVAGAAAGSGQNQACAACKYQRRKCNPDCPLAPYFPADQQRRFLNAHRLFGVGHIQATLRETPPDLHTDAMRALIFQAEARAYDPVGGCCRIILDYERQLGLAQAELAALLRHLDLCRHQAAAMAQDALVNDPGMLLLAPGPNPADVQDGVAALDALYAGHEISNGQANHHDHDHYLVGATDQLQPQKHQPYDYFYYDGPAAVDESSSQAWSNAGNVQQHYGNGVKAESPVAIDDQIETQFVDAFDVKPEIAASSSAAVMEHDDGGGGASFDHRHLEQKAVATVVKNERLDHQAAAHMAAESSSRCQLELGFSSF